From the Pirellulales bacterium genome, the window CACCAAAATATCAAACCGCAATGGTTCTTCGCGTTGGAATCCTTTGTACTCGATTTGCACGCACTTTTGATTGACGCATTGAAGGCCGCGCAATCCTAACTCTTTGAGCAAACACCATTCATAGATCGATTCGATGAGCCCTGGACCTTTATCGCGATGCACTTCAATTGCGGCTGCGATGATTGTTTCTGTCAATTTCGAAGCATTTTCAAATAGCGGATGCACAAGACACTCTAAGCAAGGCAGAAGGAACAGGAGAAAACAGAGAGAACAGAGAAGGCGGCGGCAAGAATGCTCAGGAGTGTGAAACCCTCCACCGCAAATTTAAGCGGTACAACGAACGGAAAAAGCCAAGCGATCACAGCAAAGAATCTCCGTTTCCACTGTTTTCTCCTGTAGATGTCTTATTGTTCGCATAACGCTCTTGGTAAAGCTGTCGGAAACTGCGGAGTGGCGCGGGGGGCAATTCGCGTTGCCGGCCCCACGCATTCAAGCGATTGTACACCAGCCACCGTGGCGAATGCCGCAGCATAAATCGCCCTGCACGACCCATCAAACCATACAACCAAGTCGTGCGCAGCACAATGCTGGCCAGCTTCATCGACCAGCGTTTGGTCCACGGCAAATGGCCGTGCACCGCCAGTTCCCGCCGCCAGGTGAGCAATTGATGGTGAATGTCGATTTTCACCGGGCACACGTCGGTGCAACTGCCGCACAGGCTGCACGCATACGGCAGGCTGTAATAATGCTGCGGATCGCGGGCCGGCGCTAAAATAGAGCCGATCGGGCCGGGCACCGTGTTTTCGTAACTGTAGCCGCCACTGCGACGATAGACCGGGCACGTGTTCATGCAGGCCCCGCAGCGGATGCACTTTAGCGAGCCGCGAAATTCCCCGCTGGCCAACAGTTGGCTGCGGCCGTTGTCGACAATCACAATGTGCAGTTCGCCGCCGGGGCGCGGACCGTGGAAGTGCGATGAATACGTTGTAATCGGCTGGCCCGTTGCTGAACGGGCGAGCAGCCGCAAGAACACGCCCAAATCTTTCGCCCGGGGAATCAATTTTTCGATGCCCATGCTGGCGACGTGCAATTTCGGCAACGAGACGCCCAAATCGGCATTGCCTTCGTTCGTGCAGACGACGAAGCCGCCAGTCTCGGCGACGGCGAAATTCACGCCCGTCAGTCCCGCATCGGCTTCCATAAATTTGTGCCGCAAATGTTGCCGGGCGACTTCGGCCAAATACTGCGGATCGGTCGCCCCGGCCGCCGTTTGCAAATGCTTGTGGAACAGCTCGCCAATTTCTTCCTTCTTCATGTGAATGGCCGGCATCACAATGTGGCTGGGTGGTTTGCGGTCGAGTTGCACGATCCGTTCGCCCAGGTCGGTATCGGTCACTTCAATACCGTGCCGCTCCAGGTACGGATTGAGATGGCACTCCTCGGTCAACATCGATTTGCTTTTGACGAGTTTTTTTACGCCGTGCTGCTGCAAAATATCGAGCACAATTTGGTTGTGCTCCGCTGCATCGCGGGCCCAATGCACCGTGGCGCCCAAGGCCGTGGCCTGCCGCTCGAACTGCTCCAAATAATCGGCCAACCGCGACATGGTGTGAAACTTGATGGCCGACGCCGTTTCGCGCAGCGTTTCCCACTCCGGCAGCGAGTGCGCCGCCTTATCCCGCTTGGAGCGCACAAACCACAGCGCCGTGTCATGCCAATGCGCCCGTTCGCGGTTGTGAACAAATTCGGTGGCGAGGGTGGCGTGATTCATAGATGAGTGAACGCGATGCGGATCAGCGATCACACAAGAATTCTCGATGGCGATTAGTGCGCCGCCTGTTTTGGCGGCCGAGCGGGACTTCCGTGCAACATACCGTGGGCGCTAAGGTCTTCATCAATGTCTGGCCAATGAACACCCTCGCCGTCGCCGATCAACTCCCAACGGCGCCGTTGTTCGTCAGTCGCTCCGGAAAGTCGCCACGACCAAGCCAGTGGCACGCTGATAATCCGGCCATCGATGAGGTACGCTGTGATCAATTCATTCGTCACTTCGATCCGGCTAATTCGGGCTTCGCTAGCCGCAATGCTCATCCCATGCCTCCTGAATCAATCGCAGGTTTTCGAAAATTAATCCGCGTATACGGTTTAGCTCTTTCGCTGTAAACCGTTCGTTCGTTGCCAAAGACAGCGGCTCCAACCAAAACTTGCACGTTTTCCGCTCACGTCGTACGTGAACATGCGGAGGCTCCGCACAATCGAAACTGTAAAAGAAGAACCGATACGGCCCCGGAATATCTCGAATCGTCGGCACGACTTGTATCCTTCGATCACTGCGTTCCGCTCCAACCATTATACCCGAACATATCGTCTTGGCATAACCGAGCTTTGGTCCAACGTTCGATGCACTCATCCGAATTAGACTGAGTTGCCTGCCAAAATCTCCGCGATGTGCATGACGCGGATTGGTTTTTTCTGGCGGCGGATGAGCCCTTCCAAGTGCATCAG encodes:
- a CDS encoding DUF2442 domain-containing protein, coding for MSIAASEARISRIEVTNELITAYLIDGRIISVPLAWSWRLSGATDEQRRRWELIGDGEGVHWPDIDEDLSAHGMLHGSPARPPKQAAH
- a CDS encoding lactate utilization protein B, which codes for MNHATLATEFVHNRERAHWHDTALWFVRSKRDKAAHSLPEWETLRETASAIKFHTMSRLADYLEQFERQATALGATVHWARDAAEHNQIVLDILQQHGVKKLVKSKSMLTEECHLNPYLERHGIEVTDTDLGERIVQLDRKPPSHIVMPAIHMKKEEIGELFHKHLQTAAGATDPQYLAEVARQHLRHKFMEADAGLTGVNFAVAETGGFVVCTNEGNADLGVSLPKLHVASMGIEKLIPRAKDLGVFLRLLARSATGQPITTYSSHFHGPRPGGELHIVIVDNGRSQLLASGEFRGSLKCIRCGACMNTCPVYRRSGGYSYENTVPGPIGSILAPARDPQHYYSLPYACSLCGSCTDVCPVKIDIHHQLLTWRRELAVHGHLPWTKRWSMKLASIVLRTTWLYGLMGRAGRFMLRHSPRWLVYNRLNAWGRQRELPPAPLRSFRQLYQERYANNKTSTGENSGNGDSLL
- a CDS encoding GxxExxY protein; this translates as MHPLFENASKLTETIIAAAIEVHRDKGPGLIESIYEWCLLKELGLRGLQCVNQKCVQIEYKGFQREEPLRFDILV